The Aedes aegypti strain LVP_AGWG chromosome 3, AaegL5.0 Primary Assembly, whole genome shotgun sequence genome contains a region encoding:
- the LOC5568197 gene encoding LOW QUALITY PROTEIN: receptor expression-enhancing protein 2 (The sequence of the model RefSeq protein was modified relative to this genomic sequence to represent the inferred CDS: inserted 1 base in 1 codon): protein MNRFLSVRSRWQFLITIRGHSADAVENSIPTNVRHRNGPVLTCRNSSAHETLDPNIMFPGFRLLFGTLYPAYASYKASGPKTSRIYVKWMMYWIVFAFFTCIETFTDILLSWFPFYYEIKVIIVLWLLSPATXGSSTLYRKFVHPMLTRREQEIDDYINQAKEKGYTAVLQLGSKGVNYATNVIMQTAIKGGGGLVQTLRRSYSLSDLSEPDTHRTQEEIDELTRPQRVLRSKSARSSSGGRHVEMYFPEVEIAGTPHHNPPPPYNYIRSSDDISSGYSSAEPGLSRTASMSNTVRPRVKSKTREDKMSASCTTLPRSKKPEKVIKTRSKTEK, encoded by the exons ATGAACAGATTCCTATCAGTAAGGAGCAGGTGGCAATTCCTTATCACGATTCGGGGCCATTCTGCAGATGCTGTCGAAAATTCCATTCCCACGAATGTCCGTCACCGGAATGGGCCTGTGCTCACTTGTCGCAACTCATCTGCCCACGAAACGCTCGATCCCAACATTATGTTTCCTGGTTTTAGATTACTGTTCGGCACGCTGTATCCGGCCTATGCATCGTACAAAGCATCAGGACCAAAAACGTCAAGAATAT ac GTCAAATGGATGATGTATTGGATTGTGTTTGCATTTTTCACCTGCATCGAGACGTTCACCGACATCCTACTCTCGTGGTTCCCGTTCTACTATGAAATCAAAGTCATCATCGTGCTCTGGTTGCTCTCCCCGGCCA CGGGCAGTTCAACGCTTTACCGGAAATTCGTGCACCCGATGCTGACACGACGAGAACAG gaaatcgaCGATTACATCAACCAAGCCAAAGAAAAGGGCTATACGGCTGTGCTGCAATTAGGTTCCAAAGGAGTCAACTATGCAACTAACGTCATCATGCAAACCGCGATTAAG GGCGGTGGCGGTTTGGTGCAAACGCTACGTAGAAGCTATAGTTTGAGCGACCTGTCGGAACCGGACACGCACCGCACCCAGGAGGAGATTGATGAACTGACCCGGCCCCAGAGGGTGCTGCGCTCTAAAAGTGCTCGATCCTCTTCCGGCGGTCGCCATGTGGAAATGTATTTTCCGGAGGTGGAAATAGCCGGGACACCACACCACAATCCACCACCGCCGTATAA TTATATTCGATCCTCAGACGATATCAGTTCAGGATATTCGAGTGCAGAGCCAGGATTGAGTCGAACGGCTTCGATGAGTAATACCGTTAGACCACGTGTGAAATCTAAAACACGAGAG